The genomic interval AGTTTTTGACCGAAAGCGATTCTCGATGCTCTTCGTTGTACTTTTTCGATTGCCAACTTATCTTTAACTAAATAGGGCGACTATACCGGGCATACGTATTCTAGGATTGGTCTAACCAAGGACTTTAGAGCATAGAGAAAATTTCCCTGTTGTTGCCACCAACTGTACATTTTAGTAAGCCCACCACCTTGATGCTTTAGTTACAATTGCGTCCACGTGGTTCGACCAGGATAAGTCTCTTGACACATGAGCACCCAGGTCCTTTCATGAGTTAACTCTAATTCTGTATTTgacagatgatgatgatgtttacTTTCCACTTCGCTGCTAGTGCAAAGAATGCTGCTCAATCTATCGTTTTATTATGTTGCCAAGTTCGGCTAGATTGCTTTGTTGTTGTGTGAATACAGATGAAAAATATGAGTTCACCTTCTTAAGGGGAAAGTGTGTAACATCTTCTGGTGGAAAGAAATGTCAAGTTAATTTTTGGGGTTTTCGAACATTTACAGGAAACTAGGCCTATTTTCCTTTTATCGAGAACCAAATGAAcaacataaaaataacaattcgCGCATTCCATTAGTTAGCTGGTGTACATTCGTCACCgtggaatatttaaaaaaaacgagGGAAGCTTTCAAATCGTAACGCACAAGCGTACTAATTTTTTTAGCATGTTTAgtatttttagttttcaaactGAGAGCTGGATAATACCATACTGAAGAAACTGACTGACTAATCTCAATGAGGCTACGCCCTTGTTCGCATctgataaagaaacaaaaacgaaacagGGGAACGTAACTACTCAGTTGTTTTACCATAGGTTTGTTTGAAACATCGGATATAGTCGAGGAGCTACGTCTCGTCACTTAGGAGAGTTAGTATACGTCGAGTTGTCTTTTAAAtcgggaaaaaaattatggctctagatttgtttttttctgtgcgGCTTCATGATAGGTTACATCCATTTTTAAGGTACTAGTGATCGCTACGATATTATTGGCTTACAGCAGTGCGATTTATCCATTAATCGAGCTGATTACCCCTGGTCGCTTCTTTTGATTTGAAGTCGATCTCGAGGTGTGcactcgttcgattttgaactTCAtacaattgcaaaattttcctcaagCCGTTGTAAATTTCCTAAAAGTGATGATATGTTATGTTCATAGGTAACTTCTTTCTTACTCAGTTGCTAGTAAAGGATGCATTCTAAAAGATTGGCAGTCGTCGAGGTCGCAAATAACTTCCTTTCCTGCCGGGCAAAAGAAGACATCAAAGAAGGTTCCTTCCTGACTGATCTCTGGGGTGGAGTCAGCGAGAAGGCTACTAGATACACCGTACAAATTGGAAAAACAAGCACGTGGACCCTGAAGGGATGATCAGGTACATGAATCGTTCCTGtgacagcaaaacaaaattcatctaCAAAAAACGCAAAGATGTCCATCCAATCTTAGCTAACGACCAGGATGTCTTTTAGTACATGATAGCTGCTCGTGATATCAAGAGAGGCGAGGACATCACGTTTGACTACAATGTGACAGAATATGAAGTTGCAGAGCGATTTCGTTGCAACTGTGGGGCTGTAAAATGTCTCGGTGAGATAAAAGGCTTCAAGTTTTTGACGCCAGAGCAACAGAAGTCGAGGGAAAAGGAATTATCTCCTATTTTAACTGAGCTTTGGCGTtaactttaaacttaaaattattgATATCGTGAAGGAATCGCAAGTCACTATATTTCCTCTGTCTTCATTATTGCTTGTTTTTTGTCGCCATCGCGCAGAATGCCTATTGATCTCGAGACATTTACTTCCACACTGTCTatctgaaatgttttttagaCGTTTCGTAATCTGTAgaactctgattggtcaaagaATACgccccttttttttcctcagggtACATTGCTTCCGTCATTAGCACGACAAGGTGGGACTAACTAACAAAAAGGGCTTAGAAAGTCGTTGTTTATGATACTGTTATAAAAAATGACCCACGCGTCATTTTCAAGGTTAAGAGATATTCCTTATCaaacttcttctttttgatttatttgaCTTCTGTCTTCATCCTCTGCTTCGAGGCATGGATTTACACCAATCGTTCTTAAGGGAATTCGTAGGACTCGTTTCTTACATGCTAATTAGACGCATAATATTCTCGTGACCTGTTTAAAAAGTACAATGCAACTAGCAAAACATGGGGGTAatatatgttaaaccatcgaatagGGTGTAGTTGTTGTACTATTATTAAACAATATGATATTGGGGGACAATGTGCCTCTTTCAGAATAAAGTAATAAATCATCTCAAACATGTCTGACTCTTATCTCAGGTCAAGTTTTCATAGATCTGGTGAGTCACCTCAATAacgaaaaaaagagagatgtgctaTCATTCATATAGAAGATAGAATAGTTTTATTAAGGCTTCATGCGCCCTAGTGACTACTGTTTAAATTATTAGACTTTTTACAATATGATTTCAAATGATGTTCAtagtttttaaatgttttaaacattattatcattagcTCTTAGGTATTATTCAATTGTAAGTTTGTACATGCCATTAGAATTTTATGTATTTCAATAAAGAATCTATCTAGCTAGCTATCATCTATGGCTAATAGAGGGCCAAGGGGGAGCCCATAACAACTCCGTCTGTTTGTTCATATAAATTGATATGGTCAGCGGTCAGGAGCCAAGATGGACGTTTCATTTTGAGCTCCCGCTTCTATCTGtctttttgttattaattttaactgaaataatGCCAAAAGAGTCAGTTACTTCACTAAAGCAACAAAATCAAGATTTAAAGGATAAGGTCGATGCCCTTTCGAAGGAAATAACGCAGCTGAAAGAGAAGGTTCGGGTCGACTCGGCCATTACCTTTGGTGCTGAAGCAGCTGCTACGTCTGGTAATAGCATTAATAATGCTTCGAATGATGAAACCGTGTCTCGTAGTCTACAATATCTGAGCGACGAATACGACGACCTCTCAGCGTCTAATTCTGGTGTCGTTGATCAACTCAAGGCATTAAGCCGTCGTCTTAATAAGCTTAGCGCTGAAGTCACACGTGTTGGCAACGCCATTGACGAGGTTGAGGAATATAGCTACcaatttaatgtaaaaataattgGCCTGCCAGAGAAAAGCAGTGAAACCGCAGCTGAAACAAGCGCCCTGTGTGTAAAATTATTCCAGGAGATGGGGGCAGAAGTGTTTCTGTCGGACATTGACATTGCTCATCGCGTCCCCTCGAGGCAGCAAAATGGCGCTCCGAAACCGGTCATCTGTAAATTTGTAAGACGCCTTGCAAAAGCGAGTGTTATGGAAACTCGACAAAGTGCCTCTCAAGTCAACCCATCAAATATTGGTCTGTCTGCTGATAGTGTTCTTGACAGAGTCAGAATCTTCGATCACCTCACCCCCAAAAAACAATACCTGTTGTTTGAAGCGAAGAGATTTAAAGAACAGAACCAAAACCGCTTCTGCTGGGCCAAGAATTCCACGATTTATTTACGCAAGAGTGGAGGTTCCCGACCGATAAAGATAACGGACTTTGGTAGTCTACAGCGACTTGTCTCGGACACCTGACATTATCAGTTCGATAAGTATTTACTATCATCTACTTTTAATAGTTAGTTTTATTCATGAGTGCTAACGATCTAAACTCTCGCGATACTCTATCTTTATTCCGTGAGCTCCCATATTTTGGATTAAATGTAAACTTAGCTCATGGTCaatttaataattgtttacCTTCCCATTTACCGGCCAAAAAATACCTAGAAAAACTCTCTAGCATTTATGACCTTAATCTTTTCAAGCTAAACGCACTTGAAGACACCAATCCGAGTGATAAGTAAGTATCTATAATCATCGTATCCATAGTCGATACTACTCCCCATATAGTTTCTACAAATTTAAAAGTGAACTTCCCAGTCGTGTCAGTGATTCGAGCTTCTCTCTTTTACATAATAATATCAGGAGTCTTAAGCGAAatcttgaaaactttcaagTTCATCTATTGGACGAGTTAAATTTCGAATTTAGCATTATAGGAGTCtcagaaactaaaataatcaGTGGTAAAGAAATGGATTTTAATCCAAGCATACCTGGATACGTTTTCGAATATGTGCCGACACCTCTAGCTTCTGGAGGTGTTGGCTTGTATATTAATGATTCCCTGAAATATACTGTCATTGAAAAAGTATCTGATGAAGCCTTCCAGTCACTTTGGATCGAAATTCAACTTCCACAGAAAAGTAACATCATTTGTGGTATCATATATAGACAACATAACTCTCCCAAACGTTTCCAAGAATATTTTGATGATAAACTTGAAAGACTAATTACCTCAAATAAATCAATATATATTATGGGCGACTTCAACATAAACCTCCTTCATGCCGAAACTTCCTGTTATGCTCAAGACTTCTTACTTTCTCTTCAAAGCTTTTCATTTATCCCAACTATTGACAAACCAACACGTGTTTACAATAACTCAGTCACCCTAATTGATAATATTCTAACAAACAAAGTTGATGTTGAAATTACCAGTGGGAATATTATCTCTGACATAAGCGATCACTATTCACAATTCTGTATTTCTCACAATTTTATTCAGCGGCCAAAACGCGGAAAGCAAAAACGCAGAGACTTTTCTGGTTATTCCAGGAGCAAGTTCAACTCTGAACTCTCTGATGCTTTGGTAAGCCAAACTAACTTTCGCGATCAGTTTGATGTCGATACAGCTTTTTCTTACTTTTACAATACACTATTGGCACTCGTTGACAAACATACTCCTTTAAAGACTGTTTCGAATCGCAAGCTTAAGCAGTTCTCTAAACCATGGATAACTAGTGGCCTTAGAAAAtccatcaaaataaaaaattctctccTCCAATCGGGTGATcttgtaaattataaaatatacagaaataaaatttctagTCTTACTCGACTGAGTAAAAAGAATTATTATCATGCGTTCTTTgctgaaaatttaaacaatatgaAAAACACCTGGAATGGAATAAATAGGCTAATTAACGacaaaaagaatagaaaacaaGTCATTTCTTCCCTTAAACGTCCTGATGATAAAAGCTTAACTAATGATCCTCTTGAGATTTCTAACATCTTCAATAACTACTTTTCTTCGGTCGGTAAAAACCTAGCTTCACGCGTACCTCGTTCATCTCGCTTTTTTACCGAATACTTGTCTCCCAATTATAATCCAAGCTCTTTCTTCTTTGATCCAGTTGCGCCAGAGGAAATTGAGCGTGAGATACTTTTGAtccctaaaaataaaacctaCGGTCTCTACTCTTGTCCGATTCGTATTTTAACTGACGCAAGATGCGTTATCTCGGGCCCTCTCTCCATCATCATAAACATATCTGTGCAAAAGGGCATCTTTCcatccaaactgaaaaaagCGAAAGTTGTTCCTGTGTACAAAAATGACGATGAGACTGAGCCTGGTAATTATCGTCCGATATCATTACTGTCTATTTTCAATcggatatttgaaaaattaatgtgCCACCGCCTCAAATCCTATCTTGGTAATAACGATATTCTATTTAAGTCACAGTATGGCTTCCGCGAAAACCATTCCACGCAACATGCCATTATTGATATCGTTAATGTCATACAAAACAATATGGACCAAAAACTTTTCACTTGCGGGATCTTTTTTAGACTTAAAAAAGGCCTTTGATACCGTCGACCATTTAATCTTGCTTCAAAAACTTAATCATTATGGCATCAGAGGAATTATCAATGCTTGGTTTGCCTCGTACCTTCTCGGTCGTTCACAAGTAACTGAAGTGGGTTTTAACTTATCTACCGAATGTATGATCTCATGTGGTGTCCCACAGGGGTCTGTGCTTGGTCCTCTGTTATTCTTAATCTATATTAACGATATTCACAACTCTTCAGCGAAATTGTCATTCTATCTCTTTGCTGACGACACGAGCTTGTTGTATGCTGACTCTAATTTGAAATCTCTTGAAAAAACCGTCAATAGCGAACTGCTCAAAGTCTCTGACTGGCTCAATGCAAATAAGTTAACGCTCAATGCTAAAAAGTCAAACTATGTTATCTTTCGTCCATATCAACGTAAGTTGAACTACTCGATTAACATTGAAATGATCGATAACTGTACTCAAATTCCTACCACGCTTCAGTGCGAAGACCACGTTAAATATCTTGGCGTCCTATTGGACAGCAACTTAAGCtggaaatttcaaataaataatgttGCATTAAAAATAAGCAGAACTGTTGGTGTTGTTGCCCGTCTTAGGCACTTCGTCCCACCTACAAcccttttaaatatttatcaatcaTTGATCTTGCCTCATCTGACATATGGTTTGGCGGCTTGGGGTCAAGCTGCCAAaacccatttaaaaaaaatcctcgtgCTTCAAAAACGAGCCCTTCGTTTGATGTACTTTTCTGAACCTAGAGCCCATGCTGTGCCTTTATTTATTTCCTCGAAAATTCTACCCCTACAAATGTTATATGCTGAAAAAGTATCTTCTATAATGGTTTACGGGTCGAAAATCTTTAAGGAGGCACATCGCGCCCCACGCTGTTTCAGAACTTTACGTTCGCCATTCTGTAAAATCATACGTCGCATATTAAGTTGGCCCTAATCACACTTCCCTTAGAGACCCTTTGTTACCCTCGATCATGGGGCTTTGTAATTCATTTAGCTACAATCGCAAATCGTAATCTTGGAGAAACTGATTAAAACCAGCCTCTACTTTAAGATGTTGCTTTAATGAACACTTGTAGTTCAATGGAGCACGGAATAATTCGGCACGAGGTTTGCTTTAAAACTGGAGATTCTACATCGAAGGCGTCAGCTCACTGAAAATGTTTGGCGCCTTTATTCCGACCGAAAACCATTACATTATTGTTTCTTTCGTCAATACTCGACATCTAAATCCCCAAGGTATTTTGAAATACCAGAAAGGTTTGAGATGGAGGGTTTCATTGTCTTGCGGTGTTATCTgtgtataaaaaaaatgtgaatgtGTCGAGGTACTCCCACACGTAAGTCTGCTTGACTCACTGGCAAGTTTAAA from Pocillopora verrucosa isolate sample1 chromosome 14, ASM3666991v2, whole genome shotgun sequence carries:
- the LOC131771215 gene encoding uncharacterized protein; this encodes MPKESVTSLKQQNQDLKDKVDALSKEITQLKEKVRVDSAITFGAEAAATSGNSINNASNDETVSRSLQYLSDEYDDLSASNSGVVDQLKALSRRLNKLSAEVTRMGAEVFLSDIDIAHRVPSRQQNGAPKPVICKFVRRLAKASVMETRQSASQVNPSNIGLSADSVLDRVRIFDHLTPKKQYLLFEAKRFKEQNQNRFCWAKNSTIYLRKSGGSRPIKITDFGSLQRLVSDT